In Brassica rapa cultivar Chiifu-401-42 chromosome A06, CAAS_Brap_v3.01, whole genome shotgun sequence, a single window of DNA contains:
- the LOC117125965 gene encoding replication protein A 70 kDa DNA-binding subunit C-like, with protein MAMITSDPTMTLLNDVKPYKTSWKVEVKVLHSWTQHSSYSGGDSLQFILADKTGVKIHCTCKRLFFARVKKLQVGQWRFIENFSLTAAAGKYRPTSHKYKMSIISNSNVTNSTLKDEDNFLSLTSFTEIMNGSLDSNFLIDVIGQPIDIGDIQVVPVQGKETKKLEFTLIDTEDHQIACCLWGRFAEHMLYAYKVAQVNKNFLCLVRFAKINVYKGQVQVTNAFDSSTVEINPPGFDVQDYLQVLPRNELALTTGSHELAKHKGSKRQPDKWSNYPERSILDIIMATETETCIVKGTIYEIDTDWAWFYFGCVKCHFKKVTDITKRDVVPVKHLWYCDSCHQSVTNVAPQFKLHLLIKDDTGETKVMLLDTIAEPILGVSAEVLLDGSLEEVEDPEDLPAAINELIGKTFKFGVYVSKDNVDYGADIFNIGKTWSADEIITHSDDENTDDTLTNRALSNRSSGQVSLVSMESEENTCLSSTPLSKRKGECEIDDLSSTNKKQCSKIIKQEKK; from the exons ATGGCTATGATTACCTCAGACCCGACGATGACTTTGCTCAATGATGTCAAACCATACAAAACATCTTGGAAGGTCGAAGTTAAAGTCCTGCATTCATGGACACAACATTCATCTTATTCTGGTGGAGATTCTCTTCAGTTCATTCTTGCTGATAAAACA GGAGTTAAGATTCATTGTACCTGCAAGAGACTCTTCTTTGCTCGTGTTAAGAAACTTCAAGTTGGACAATGGAGGTTCATTGAAAATTTCTCACTAACCGCAGCTGCCGGAAAGTACCGACCGACAAGTCATAAGTACAAAATGTCGATCATCAGCAACTCCAACGTCACCAATTCCACCCTGAAAGATGAGGATAATTTTCTGTCATTAACATCTTTCACAGAAATCATGAACGGAAGTCTTGATTCTAATTTTTTGATTG ACGTTATTGGTCAACCAATTGATATCGGAGATATTCAGGTTGTGCCTGTGCAAGGTAAAGAAACAAAGAAGCTTGAGTTTACTTTGATAGACACAGA GGATCACCAAATAGCATGTTGTCTTTGGGGCCGGTTTGCTGAACATATGCTATATGCATACAAAGTTGCTCAAGTCAATAAGAATTTTCTCTGTTTAGTGAGATTTGCTAAAATCAATGTTTACAAGG GACAAGTTCAGGTTACAAATGCTTTTGATTCTTCCACTGTCGAAATAAATCCACCCGGATTTGATGTCCAAGACTATCTTCAAGT GTTGCCTAGGAACGAGCTTGCTCTCACAACTGGTAGTCATGAGCTTGCAAAACATAAAGGAAGCAAACGCCAACCTGATAAATGGTCTAATTATCCTGAGAGATCAATTCTGGATATCATTATGGCGACTGAG ACTGAAACCTGCATTGTTAAGGGCACAATTTATGAAATAGACACAGACTGGGCTTGGTTTTATTTTGGTTGTGTTAAGTGCCACTTCAAAAAGGTTACCGACATTACCAAAAGGGATGTGGTTCCTGTGAAACATCTGTGGTATTGTGATTCATGCCATCAGTCTGTAACCAATGTTGCAcctca GTTTAAACTCCATCTACTTATAAAGGATGACACTGGTGAAACTAAGGTGATGCTGCTTGATACTATTGCTGAACCAATTTTGGGAGTGAGTGCTGAAGTGCTATTAGATGGTTCTCTAGAAGAG gTTGAAGATCCTGAAGACTTGCCTGCTGCTATTAATGAGCTTATTGGAAAAACTTTCAAATTTGGTGTCTATGTGAGCAAAGACAATGTTGACTATGGAGCTGATATATTTAACATTGGGAAAACATGGTCTGCTGATGAGATCATAACTCACTCGGATGATGAGAATACTGATGATACGTTGACTAACAGAGCTTTATCTAACCGTTCCTCAGGACAG GTCTCTTTGGTCAGCATGGAAAGTGAAGAGAACACATGTTTGTCGTCAACTCCACTATCAAAACGAAAGGGAGAATGTGAGATTGATGATCTTTCTTCTACCAATAAGAAACAATGCTCAAAGATAATTAAGCAGGAAAAGAAGTAG
- the LOC103875317 gene encoding glycosyl hydrolase 5 family protein, producing the protein MKTTKVLKRMFSFFIFLLFSFVTKNMAYLLSTNSRWIIDEKGERTKLACVNWPAHLQPAVAEGLSKQPVDAVAQKIVAMGFNCVRLTWPLDLATNVTLATSVTVRDSFQSLGLNTDISGFETKNPSMIDLPLIEAYQSVVTTLGNYNVMVILDNHLTKPGWCCGNDDGNGFFGDIFFDPATWISGLTYMATSFKDTSNVVGMSLRNELRGPKQNVDDWFKYMLQGAEAVHEANPYALVILSGFSYDTDLSFVRSRPVSLTFSGKLVFELHRYSFTNVDIWSSKNPNDACGEILKIIDDGGGFLLRDFPVFLSEFGIDLRGGNINDDRYIGCILGWAAENDIDWSIWALQGSYYLREGVVGMTEYYGVLNSDWISVRNNSFMQRLSLIQSTLQGPDPQPEVSNLIFHPLTGLCMLQSSLDPTKVNLGRCNQSQPWDYTTDNTLKLKNIPLCLANTGPNAPVKLSEASCSTPSLSQWQPISASNMLLAAKSTNNSLCLDVDGDNNVVATNCKCVNGEDSSCDPMSQWFKIVKVNKANEDI; encoded by the exons atgaagacaacaaaggtgCTAAAACGCATGtttagcttcttcatcttcttacTGTTCTCCTTTGTCACAAAAAACATGGCATATCTACTCTCTACAAACTCTCGTTGGATCATCGACGAAAAAGGAGAAAGAACGAAGCTGGCGTGTGTGAACTGGCCAGCGCATTTACAGCCTGCAGTGGCGGAAGGGCTTAGTAAGCAGCCGGTTGATGCCGTGGCCCAAAAGATAGTGGCAATGGGTTTCAATTGTGTTAGGTTAACTTGGCCACTTGATTTGGCCACAAATGTGACATTGGCTACTAGTGTTACTGTGAGGGATTCTTTTCAAAGTCTTGGTCTTAACACTGACATTTCTGGTTTCGAAACTAAGAACCCTTCCATGATTGATCTTCCACTCATTGAAGCTTACCAG agTGTGGTGACGACGTTGGGAAACTACAACGTGATGGTGATATTAGACAACCACTTGACCAAACCAGGGTGGTGCTGCGGCAACGACGACGGCAACGGTTTCTTTGGAGACATATTCTTTGACCCTGCCACATGGATCTCCGGTCTGACCTACATGGCCACTTCCTTCAAAGATACATCCAATGTCGTTGGTATGAGCCTCAGAAACGAACTTAGAGGACCTAAACAAAACGTCGACGATTGGTTCAA GTACATGCTACAAGGAGCCGAAGCAGTTCACGAAGCAAACCCTTACGCACTTGTAATCCTTTCTGGCTTCAGCTACGACACAGACCTCTCTTTTGTCCGATCACGACCCGTAAGCCTTACTTTCTCCGGTAAACTCGTCTTTGAGCTCCATCGATACTCTTTCACCAACGTTGATATATGGAGTTCTAAAAACCCAAACGACGCATGCGGCGAGATTCTAAAAATCATCGACGACGGAGGCGGTTTCCTCCTCCGGGACTTCCCGGTGTTTCTTAGTGAGTTTGGAATCGATTTGAGAGGCGGAAACATTAACGATGATCGGTATATCGGATGTATATTAGGTTGGGCGGCGGAAAATGACATTGATTGGTCGATTTGGGCACTTCAAGGAAGTTATTATTTAAGAGAAGGTGTGGTAGGAATGACTGAGTACTACGGTGTCTTGAATTCAGATTGGATAAGTGTTCGAAACAACAGTTTCATGCAAAGATTGTCTCTGATTCAATCCACGCTTCAAG GACCGGATCCTCAACCCGAAGTTAGCAATCTTATTTTCCACCCGTTAACCGGACTTTGCATGCTACAATCTTCCTTAGATCCAACCAAGGTCAATCTCGGTCGATGCAATCAATCTCAACCATGGGACTACACTACTGACAACACTTTGAAACTTAAAAACATACCTCTCTGCTTGGCGAACACCGGACCGAACGCACCGGTTAAGCTCAGTGAGGCGAGTTGCTCGACCCCTAGTTTGTCGCAATGGCAACCCATCTCAGCCTCGAATATGCTCTTAGCTGCAAAGTCAACCAATAACTCGCTTTGTCTTGACGTAGATGGAGACAATAACGTCGTGGCTACCAACTGCAAGTGTGTGAACGGCGAAGACAGCTCGTGTGACCCGATGAGCCAGTGGTTCAAGATCGTTAAAGTCAATAAAGCAAATGAGGATATATAA
- the LOC103875316 gene encoding cytochrome P450 71B17, whose product MEISLLCLFLITFTSLIFVGKKIKRSKWNLPPSPPEFPIIGSLHQVGELPHRSLQRLAERAGHVMLVHLGFIPVTVISSKEAAEEVLKTHDLDCCSRPKLVGTKLISRGFKDIGFTPYSEEWKERRKFLVREFFCFKKVQSFGYIREEECNLLVKKLFESAVDQSPVDLSKTLFWLTACIVFRVAFGQSFHESQLIDKEKVDELIFEAETAQASFTCSDFFPIAGLGWLVDWLSGQHKRLHDIFFKLDALLQRVIDDHMHPGRSKGDITDLMLDVMHKQGKDDALQLTLDHIKGFLTNIFIAGIDTGALTMIWAMTELARNPKVMKKLQGQIRDHFGNNKERITEKDIGKVPYLNLVIKETFRLHPVVPLLLPKETMAHIKVQGYDIPPKRRILINAWAIARDPKLWTNPEEFIPERFIDSHVDYRGQHFELLPFGSGRRMCPGMAMGIATVELGLLNLLYFFDWKLPDGMTQRDIDVEEGGTLTIVKKVPLKLVPVRVH is encoded by the exons atggaaaTCTCTTTGCTCTGTCTTTTTCTCATAACCTTCACTTCGTTGATCTTTGTCGGCAAGAAGATCAAACGCTCTAAATGGAATCTTCCTCCAAGCCCTCCAGAGTTTCCGATCATCGGAAGCCTACACCAAGTTGGAGAGTTGCCTCACAGGTCACTTCAACGTCTAGCCGAAAGAGCGGGACATGTTATGCTTGTCCACTTAGGTTTCATCCCTGTAACTGTAATCTCATCGAAAGAAGCAGCTGAAGAAGTCCTCAAAACTCATGACCTAGACTGTTGCAGCAGGCCTAAGCTTGTCGGAACGAAGCTAATCTCTCGGGGTTTTAAAGATATCGGTTTCACGCCGTACAGTGAAGAGTGGAAAGAGCGGCGTAAGTTCTTGGTACGTGAGTTTTTCTGTTTCAAAAAAGTTCAATCTTTTGGATATATCAGAGAGGAAGAGTGTAACTTGCTAGTCAAGAAACTATTCGAATCAGCTGTGGATCAATCTCCAGTAGATTTGAGCAAAACCCTATTCTGGCTAACCGCGTGTATCGTGTTTAGAGTTGCTTTCGGACAGAGCTTCCACGAGAGCCAGCTTATTGATAAAGAAAAGGTCGACGAGCTTATATTCGAAGCCGAGACAGCTCAAGCTAGTTTCACTTGTTCTGATTTTTTCCCTATTGCGGGACTTGGATGGCTCGTTGACTGGCTTTCAGGACAGCACAAGAGGCTCCACGATATTTTCTTCAAGCTTGATGCTCTATTACAACGCGTGATCGATGATCATATGCATCCAGGAAGATCAAAAGGGGATATCACTGATTTGATGTTGGATGTAATGCATAAACAAGGCAAAGATGATGCCTTGCAGCTCACGTTAGATCATATCAAGGGATTTCTCACG aatatatTCATCGCAGGGATAGACACAGGAGCTCTTACCATGATATGGGCAATGACAGAACTCGCAAGAAACCCTAAAgtgatgaagaaacttcaaggACAAATCCGTGACCACTTTGGCAACAACAAAGAGAGAATCACTGAAAAAGATATAGGTAAGGTTCCTTACTTAAACCTCGTGATCAAGGAGACATTCAGATTACACCCTGTAGTTCCTCTTCTGCTTCCAAAGGAAACAATGGCTCACATCAAAGTCCAAGGCTATGATATTCCTCCAAAGAGACGGATCTTGATCAACGCTTGGGCGATAGCACGAGATCCTAAACTCTGGACAAACCCGGAAGAGTTTATCCCCGAGAGGTTCATCGACAGCCATGTGGATTATAGAGGACAACATTTCGAGCTCTTACCGTTTGGCTCTGGTCGAAGAATGTGTCCGGGGATGGCAATGGGGATCGCTACTGTTGAATTGGGACTCTTGAACTTGCTTTACTTCTTTGACTGGAAGTTGCCTGATGGGATGACGCAGAGAGACATCGATGTGGAAGAAGGAGGTACTCTTACAATCGTCAAGAAAGTGCCTCTCAAACTGGTCCCAGTTCGCGTTCACTGA